The Bacteroidota bacterium genome has a segment encoding these proteins:
- a CDS encoding RNA polymerase sigma factor, which translates to MIDLIRREERRRANMPLQQAGVACERRKDLAGGASARPWPPALQQQQSLVLLRDYEGYSYEEIGRS; encoded by the coding sequence ATGATCGACCTGATCAGGCGCGAAGAACGTCGCAGGGCCAATATGCCGCTGCAACAGGCCGGAGTTGCTTGCGAACGTCGTAAGGACCTGGCAGGAGGTGCCTCAGCCAGGCCCTGGCCACCTGCCCTCCAGCAGCAGCAATCGCTTGTGCTGCTGCGCGATTACGAAGGCTACAGCTACGAAGAGATAGGTCGATC